A part of Synchiropus splendidus isolate RoL2022-P1 chromosome 19, RoL_Sspl_1.0, whole genome shotgun sequence genomic DNA contains:
- the LOC128750611 gene encoding trichohyalin-like isoform X4, whose protein sequence is MDRVELPQQVWDMQDSRGRLEEQQEQRRSLRAAKEREARQALLLHRLQNKVLEYKEEVERLNLQLNNDQRVKDERSASLDNTLARLEEEQHRSLQLAKTNALLLKQLQQSKESNQTLRRDVQNLMADWSRVIETAEIRTPQQQRDQEAEDGHRKAVLQSLQGSVVDLKRHCHLFKTSANSWDSACLHSTLAPFRSCSPPPGISVSPPASPVTMDTFSVPMMTLDLEPEPEVQQELMPSSKLTGRWAGLLLHDGRSQGAEGRHQSASVDTDSQVDGEQENAETSQRLHDRLENLRSLVASMQSSFFQAPEEVDREQLYGQMRKLQESTVTLNREFEMVRKELTRLIIQHESNTNARTDARWRTTEEIENKLDVHQEDFKEYSEKEYMRPKEGGLLKENTWERGSEDDLWPIMEEEDYKEEKDSWAGQGDEKDVSIQGEMEELNDRVREVFGEKGNLREREPEQFMEKEATKQRKMAELKDEETVWQREIEEFKEKADSWQKERAEFMEMMDLWQKEKDQFKEKESVWQTEIKTLKQREDSWERERNCFTEKEDLWQKEREEFNKMEELWKMQSEELEKKNSWEKERWLKENSRLQEVDELKEKEDLWQTEREQFKEKEDLLQRELKELHKKEDSWLKEREEFKNKEDIWQLAKEDIKEKEDLYQKRLNDFLEEKNLWQSKREDFQEQRDSWLMEVEEYKKKEDFWQTEREEFKKKEDLWLREREASMKKEDLWQAEREEFQKKKDLWQRERNELTEQRDLWQREREEFLLDVTKKEDLWHTHRQDFNEQRNLWQQEREELKEQRDSLQTETEDLKKKEESWLREREASKKKEDLEREEFKEHRDLWQTDREEFKKKEELWQKEREEFKELRDSWQTERERFQEHRDLWQKERDELKQKQDLWKAELDSWQREREEFMKKEDSWLTERKDYREQTDSWFSERETSKKKEDSWLMEREEFKKKEDLWLMEREEFKKKEDLWHEEREGFKEKEGLWQREREEFKAQRDLWHIEREESVMGVKNKEDLWQTEREGFNKQQDLWQWEREEFKKKEDSWLREREASKEKEQLWQTERDEFKEQRNLWQTEKDTFKKNEDLWQKEREGFVEQMDLWQTEREEFAKKEDLRLTERKDYREQTDSWFSERETSKKKEDSWQTEREIKGQRDSWQTEREEFKKMEELWQPDREGFEKNKDFWHEEREGFKEKEDLWQREREEFKKKEDSWLREREASKEKEDLWLIQREQFVEQSYSWLSEKEGVKKKEELWEQEREGFKEQMDLWQREREEVQEQKDSWHKERKELKKDNDLLQQERIEFMKKQDLWQTDWEEFKERENLWKNEREEFKKQRDLWQTEREEFKIKEDLWHEEREGFKEKEGLWHEEREGFKEKEGLWHEEREGFKEKEGLWHEEREGFKEKEGLWHEEREGFKEKEGLWHEEREGFMEKEGLWHEEREGFKEKEGLWQREREEFKKKEDLWLRKREASEDKQDLWQIQREQFNEQRDSWLTEKEELKKKEELLQQEIVEFKKKQDLWQTDWNKFKENEGLWRRERDEFKEQRDLWQTETEELQEQKDSWQRERDESKKKEDLWQKEREEFDKQRGLWLREMEDFKEERDSWHREMEDFKKKEDFWQMETEEYKKMGDMWQRERERFKAKEDLWLRKSEEFVEQKGSWQKEKDDFTKMEDLWLTERERFREQKDSWQAEREDFNTHRDLWQRQREESKKKEDLWQKEKEEFDKLRGLWQREMEKFKKKQDLWQTESEGFKEQRDSWQRERDEYRKKEDLWQKEREEFEKLRGLWLREREKFKEQRVLWQTERKEFKKMEDLWETERERFKKDENLFEKFEMKGELWHDGNADFCMKESSRSKDDSGQREREEMSERLEVLGQERQLSQERQVSLEKEVKDINSKNETFQRENEALKEKEKMYLNAIDELKESKENLVKEMEEFRQDMLEKEGWWWIERDTLKEKIQMMVKEGEDEKTWKLELSDVKVPIKKREGSRKETKQMGGVSTEEPKEMLRKTADVGRRHEEQRKESEAFIQEVTGDAQVNMLKGKEEEEVPHTRLRQMEDNIPLTEEVTPQERLLNTPQLGTVTNDVVEVKAADIKPLGQEGGMTVTSQRLDGEWERIQHEEKARMVQGNFDPLSRVLDRRDGSAWMEKAELSHREASRLSRLLKEKDEVVRQLRAQLGRPEDVPMSKVDVKRIDDPGEENRRLEKWWEEEWDAKMKMEARWRKVIDVLVSIHEERKNIRTGLDQNEQRDRAGRQREAARTLEDEVQLRRSEVKRKQKPDLREANLGEREEEALQQKGTEEWMERATLWMELEEHLARLKEKMIEQGPEENQKDQVRLDLLRLVAELELQYSQAMKKNLSLKHQNGKLKSERRTLRDTLRQVELQRLTLRQGNSKTNGLQSADQEVLRVRVMDLEDTLSQLQLLLAADSQQRAVFIQESSGKSGHLLSLRQELADSLSIVTLHPIVSVLESETHRLDQSLREDDRRS, encoded by the exons ATGGATCGAGTGGAGCTTCCTCAACAAGTATGGGATATGCAGGATTCCAGGGGACGTCTGGAGGAGCAG caggagcagaggaggTCACTGAGAGCTGCCAAAGAGAGGGAGGCCCGACAGGCTCTGCTTCTCCACCGACTCCAGAATAAG GTTCTGGAGTATAAAGAGGAAGTTGAGCGTCTGAACCTCCAGCTGAACAATGATCAG CGGGTCAAAGATGAACGCAGCGCCTCATTGGACAACACTCTGGCTCGCCTGGAGGAGGAACAACACAG atCACTTCAGCTTGCTAAAACAAACGCACTTCTCTTGAAACAACTCCAACAATCGAAAGAGTCCAATCAGACCTTAAGGAGGGACGTCCAGAACCTGATGGCTGATTGGTCCAGAGTTATAGAAACGGCTGAAATCAGAACACCCCAGCAGCAGAGAGACCAAGAG GCTGAAGACGGCCATCGGAAAGCAGTGCTTCAGTCTCTCCAGGGTTCTGTGGTGGATCTTAAACGCCACTGTCACCTTTTTAAAACATCAGCGAACAG CTGGGACTCTGCCTGTCTCCATTCTACACTCGCTCCTTTCCGCTCTTGCTCGCCTCCACCTGGTATCTCTGTCTCCCCTCCTGCCTCTCCTGTCACCATGGACACTTTCTCTGTTCCCATGATGACGCTGGACCTGGAACCGGAGCCTGAAGTGCAGCAGGAGTTGATGCCAAGTTCAAAGCTCACAGGCAG GTGGGCTGGTCTGCTGCTACATGACGGAAGATCACAAGGAGCAGAGGGAAGACATCAGTCTGCTAGTGTGGACACG GATTCACAGGTTGATGGCGAGCAAGAAAACGCAGAAACTTCCCAGAGACTTCACGACAGGCTGGAGAATCTCAG GTCTCTGGTGGCTTCAATGCAGTCGAGTTTTTTTCAGGCTCCGGAGGAAGTGGATCGTGAACAGCTATATGGTCAAATGAGGAAGCTGCAGGAGTCCACTGTCACACTTAACC GTGAATTTGAAATGGTGAGGAAGGAGCTCACACGATTAATCATCCAACATGAGTCCAACACGAACGCGAGGACTGATGCCAGATGGAGGACGACAGAGGAGATCGAGAACAAGTTGGACGTGCATCAGGAAGACTTTAAGGAATACAGTGAGAAAGAATATATGCGTCCAAAAGAGGGAGGACTGTTGAAGGAGAATACATGGGAAAGGGGGAGTGAGGATGACTTGTGGCCgatcatggaggaggaggactacAAGGAGGAAAAAGACTCATGGGCAGGGCAGGGGGATGAGAAGGATGTCTCCATACAAGGGGAAATGGAAGAATTAAAcgacagagtgagagaggtaTTCGGAGAGAAGGGGAACTTGCGGGAGAGAGAACCGGAACAGTTCATGGAAAAGGAGGCCACGAAGCAAAGAAAGATGGCGGAGCTCAAAGATGAGGAGACTGTATGGCAGAGAGAAATTGAGGAGTTTAAGGAAAAGGCGGATTCATGGCAAAAAGAGAGGGCTGAATTCATGGAAATGATGGACTTgtggcaaaaagaaaaagaccaaTTTAAGGAGAAGGAGTCTGTGTGGCAGACAGAAATCAAGACGTTGAAACAGAGGGAGGACTcatgggagagagagaggaattGCTTTACGGAAAAGGAAGACTTGTGGCAGAAGGAGCGAGAGGAATTCAATAAAATGGAGGAATTGTGGAAGATGCAAAGTGAAGAATTGGAGAAGAAAAACTCTTGGGAAAAGGAGAGGTGGTTGAAGGAGAATTCAAGGCTCCAGGAGGTGGATGAGTTAAAGGAAAAAGAAGACCTgtggcagacagagagagaacagtTCAAGGAGAAGGAGGACTTGTTGCAAAGAGAGCTGAAGGAGCTCCATAAAAAGGAAGACTCGTGGCTGAAGGAGAGGGAAGAGTTCAAGAATAAGGAGGACATTTGGCAACTTGCAAAGGAGGACATCAAGGAAAAGGAGGACCTGTATCAAAAAAGGCTGAATGACTTTTTGGAAGAGAAGAACTTATGGCAAAGCAAGAGGGAAGACTTCCAAGAACAGAGGGACTCATGGctgatggaggtggaggaatacaagaaaaaggaggatttttggcaaacagagagagaggagttcAAGAAAAAGGAGGACTTGTGgttgagggagagagaggcgtCTATGAAAAAGGAGGATTTATGGCAGGCCGAAAGGGAGGAGTTCCAGAAAAAGAAGGATTTGTGGCAAAGGGAGAGGAATGAGCTAACAGAACAGAGGGACTTGtggcaaagagagagagaggaatttCTGTTAGATGTCACGAAAAAGGAGGATTTGTGGCATACACATAGGCAGGACTTCAATGAACAAAGGAACTTGTGGCAACAGGAGAGGGAGGAGTTAAAGGAACAGAGGGACTCATTGCAAACTGAGACAGAGGATCTCAAGAAAAAGGAGGAGTCATGGCTCAGGGAAAGAGAGGCATCTAAGAAAAAGGAGGACTTGGAGAGGGAGGAGTTCAAAGAACACAGGGACTTatggcagacagacagggaggAGTTCAAGAAAAAGGAGGAATTGTGGCAAAAAGAGAGGGAGGAGTTCAAGGAACTGAGGGACTCGTGGCAGACAGAGAGGGAAAGGTTCCAAGAACATAGGGATTTGTGGCAGAAGGAGAGGGATGAGTTGAAACAAAAGCAAGATTTGTGGAAGGCAGAGTTGGACTCATGGCAAAGGGAGAGAGAAGAGTTCATGAAAAAGGAGGATTCATGGCTGACAGAGAGGAAGGATTATAGGGAGCAGACAGACTCATGGTTCAGTGAGAGGGAAACATCTAAGAAAAAGGAGGATTCGTGGCTGATGGAGAGAGAGGAGTTCAAGAAAAAGGAGGATTTGTGGCTGATGGAGAGAGAGGAGTTCAAGAAAAAGGAGGATTTGTGgcatgaggagagggagggttTCAAGGAAAAAGAGGGTTTGTGGcaaagggagagagaggagttcAAGGCACAGAGGGACTTGTGGCATATAGAGAGGGAGGAGTCGGTGATGGGAGTCAAGAACAAAGAGGATTTGTggcaaacagagagagaggggttcAACAAGCAGCAGGACTTGTGGCAATGGGAGAGGGAGGAgttcaagaaaaaagaagacTCATGGCTCAGGGAGCGAGAGGCATCTAAGGAGAAGGAGCAATTGTGGCAGACGGAGAGGGATGAATTCAAGGAACAGAGGAACTTATGGCAGACAGAGAAGGACACCTTCAAGAAAAACGAGGATTTGTGGCAAAAGGAGAGGGAGGGTTTCGTGGAACAGATGGACTTGTGGCAGACGGAGAGAGAGGAGTTTGCGAAAAAGGAGGATTTGCGGCTGACAGAGAGGAAGGATTATAGGGAGCAGACAGACTCATGGTTCAGTGAGAGAGAAACATCTAAGAAAAAGGAGGATTCatggcagacagagagagagatcaagGGACAGAGGGACTCATggcagacagagagggaggagttCAAGAAAATGGAGGAATTGTGGCAACCGGACAGGGAGGGGTTTGAGAAAAACAAGGATTTTTGgcatgaggagagggagggttTCAAGGAAAAAGAGGACTTGTGGcaaagggagagagaggagttcaagaaaaaagaagacTCGTGGCTCAGGGAGCGAGAGGCATCTAAGGAAAAGGAGGATTTGTGGCTGATACAGAGGGAGCAGTTCGTGGAACAGAGTTACTCATGGCTGTCAGAAAAGGAGGGTGTGAAGAAAAAGGAGGAATTGTGGGAACAGGAGAGGGAGGGTTTCAAGGAACAGATGGACTTGTggcagagggagagggaggaggtccAAGAACAGAAGGACTCATGGCACAAGGAGAGGAAGGAGTTGAAGAAAGACAATGATTTGTTGCAACAGGAGAGGATAGAGTTCATGAAAAAGCAAGATTTGTGGCAGACAGACTGGGAGGAGTTCAAGGAAAGGGAGAATTTGTGGAAAAACGAGAGAGAGGAGTTCAAGAAACAGAGGGACTTGTggcagacagagagggaggagttCAAGATAAAGGAGGATTTGTGgcatgaggagagagagggTTTCAAGGAAAAAGAGGGTTTGTGgcatgaggagagggagggttTCAAGGAAAAAGAGGGTTTGTGgcatgaggagagggagggttTCAAGGAAAAAGAGGGTTTGTGgcatgaggagagggagggttTCAAGGAAAAAGAGGGTTTGTGgcatgaggagagggagggttTCAAGGAAAAAGAGGGTTTGTGgcatgaggagagggagggttTCATGGAAAAAGAGGGTTTGTGgcatgaggagagggagggttTCAAGGAAAAAGAGGGTTTGTGGcaaagggagagagaggagttcaagaaaaaagaagacTTGTGGCTCAGGAAGAGAGAGGCATCTGAGGATAAGCAGGATTTGTGGCAAATACAGAGGGAGCAGTTCAATGAACAGAGGGACTCTTGGCTGACAGAAAAGGAGGAGTTGAAGAAAAAGGAGGAACTGTTGCAACAGGAGATAGTAGAGTTCAAGAAAAAGCAAGATTTGTGGCAAACCGACTGGAATAAGTTCAAGGAAAACGAGGGTTTGTGGAGAAGGGAGAGAGATGAGTTCAAGGAACAGAGGGACTTGTGGCAGACTGAGACGGAGGAGCTTCAAGAGCAGAAGGACTCATGGCAGAGGGAGAGGGATGAGTCAAAGAAAAAGGAGGATTTGTGgcaaaaagagagagaggagtttGACAAACAGAGGGGTCTATGGCTAAGAGAGATGGAGGACTTCAAGGAAGAGAGGGACTCATGGCACAGAGAGATGGAGGATTTCAAGAAAAAGGAGGATTTCTGGCAGATGGAAACAGAGGAGTACAAGAAAATGGGGGATATGTGGcagagagaaagggagagatTCAAGGCAAAGGAGGACTTGTGGCTGAGGAAGAGTGAGGAGTTTGTGGAACAGAAGGGCTCATGGCAGAAGGAGAAGGACGATTTTACTAAAATGGAGGATTTGTGgctgacagagagggagaggttCAGGGAACAGAAGGACTCCTGGCAAGCTGAGAGGGAAGACTTCAACACACACAGGGACTTATGGCAAAGGCAAAGGGAGGAGTCAAAGAAAAAGGAGGATTTGTGGcaaaaagagaaagaggagTTCGACAAACTGAGGGGTCTTTGGcaaagagagatggagaagTTCAAGAAAAAGCAGGACTTGTGGCAGACAGAGTCAGAGGGGTTCAAGGAACAGAGGGACTcatggcagagagagagggatgagtACAGGAAAAAGGAGGATTTGTGgcaaaaagagagagaggagtttGAAAAACTGAGGGGTCTCTGgctcagagagagggagaagttCAAGGAACAAAGGGTCTTGtggcagacagagagaaaggagTTTAAGAAAATGGAGGATTTgtgggagacagagagggagaggttCAAGAAGGATGAGAACTTGTTTGAGAAGTTTGAGATGAAAGGGGAATTGTGGCATGATGGGAATGCAGATTTCTGTATGAAGGAAAGCTCTCGGAGCAAGGACGACTCggggcagagagagagggaagagatGAGCGAGAGGCTGGAAGTGTTAGGGCAAGAGAGACAACTGTCCCAGGAAAGGCAGGTCTCGTtggagaaggaggtgaaggacaTCAATAGTAAGAACGAAACATTTCAAAGAGAGAATGAAGCATtgaaagagaaggagaagatgtaTCTCAATGCAATAGATGAGTTAAAGGAAAGTAAGGAAAACCTGGTAAAAGAGATGGAGGAGTTCAGGCAGGATATGCTGGAGAAAGAAGGTTGGTGGTGGATCGAGAGAGATACATTGAAGGAAAAGATACAAATGATGGtgaaagaaggagaagacgAGAAGACTTGGAAGTTGGAGCTAAGCGATGTCAAAGTACCCATAAAGAAAAGGGAGGGGAGTAGgaaagagacaaaacagatgGGTGGGGTCTCAACCGAAGAGCCAAAAGAGATGTTGAGGAAAACGGCAGACGTGGGAAGGCGGCATGAGGAGCAACGAAAAGAAAGTGAGGCATTTATACAGGAAGTGACAGGGGATGCGCAGGTGAATATGTTAAAaggaaaagaggaggaagaggttcCACACACACGGTTGAGACAGATGGAGGACAATATTCCGTTGACAGAAGAGGTGACTCCACAAGAGCGACTCCTGAACACACCCCAACTCGGCACCGTGACAAATGATGTGGTGGAGGTGAAGGCAGCCGACATAAAACCACTTGGTCAAGAGGGGGGGATGACAGTAACGTCACAAAGGCTCGATGGAGAATGGGAGAGGATACAACATGAAGAAAAGGCCCGTATGGTGCAGGGCAACTTTGATCCTTTAAGCAGAGTCTTGGACAGGAGGGATGGAAGTGCATGGATGGAAAAGGCCGAGCTGAGCCACCGCGAGGCCTCTAGACTTTCCCGCCTCTTGAAAGAGAAAGATGAGGTTGTGCGGCAGCTGAGAGCTCAACTTGGAAGACCGGAGGATGTGCCAATGAGCAAGGTGGATGTGAAAAGAATAGATGATCCTGGTGAGGAGAACAGGAGGTTAGAGAAGTGGTGGGAGGAGGAATGGGACgccaaaatgaaaatggaagcCAGATGGAGAAAAGTGATTGACGTGTTGGTGAGCATCCACGAGGAGAGGAAAAATATCCGGACCGGACTCGACCAAAATGAGCAGCGTGACAGGGCGGGACGACAAAGAGAAGCCGCGAGAACATTAGAAGATGAAGTCCAGCTGAGACgctcagaggtgaagaggaagcaAAAACCAGACCTGAGAGAAGCGAacctgggagagagagaggaggaagcattGCAGCAAAAAGGAACGGAGGAATGGATGGAGCGAGCTACTCTGTGGATGGAGTTAGAAGAACACTTGGCCAGgctgaaagagaaaatgatTGAACAGGGGCCTGAGGAGAACCAGAAGGATCAG GTACGACTGGATCTCCTCCGCCTGGTGGCTGAACTTGAGCTCCAGTACAGTCAAGCCATGAAGAAAAACCTAAGTCTGAAGCATCAAAATGGGAAATTGAAGTCGGAGAGACGCACACTGAGGGACACCCTTCGACAG GTTGAGCTGCAACGTCTTACTCTTCGACAgggaaacagcaaaacaaatggtCTTCAG TCTGCAGACCAGGAGGTTCTGAGAGTCCGTGTGATGGACCTCGAGGACACGCTGAGTCAGCTTCAGCTACTACTGGCGGCGGAtagccagcagagggcagtgtTTATCCAGGAAAGCAGCGGCAAGAGCGGCCACCTTCTCTCTCTGCGCCAGGAATTGGCAGACTCGCTCTCCATCGTCACTCTTCATCCCATTGTGTCCGTCCTGGAGTCAGAGACGCACAGACTGGACCAAAGCCTGCGGGAGGATGACCGCAGAAGTTGA